The stretch of DNA CTGCATTGTGCCCCTGCTGGCAGAATCCAACGGTCCAACGGGAGGCCACCATGTCCGTCCTCGAGACCCTGCGCTCGGTGATCTCGCTCCGCCCCGTCGAGCTCGACCCGGTGAAGCGGCGCCTCGCGCGCGCCGCGGGGATCGCCGACCTCCGCCGCCTCGCCCGCCGCAGGCTCCCCGGCGGTGTCTTCGACTACATCGACGGCGCCGCCGAGGACGAGCTGAGCGCGGCCCGCAACGTCGCCGCCTTCTCGGACTGGGAGTTCGCGCCGCGGGTGCTGCGCGACGTCGGCAACCTCGAGATCGCCGGCTCGCTGTTCGCCAAGCCCCTCGCCTTCCCGCTCGTCCTCGCGCCGACCGGCTTCAGCCGCATCGCCGACCCGGCGGGCGAGCTCGCCGTGGCGCGCGCCGCAGAGCGCGCCGGCCTTCCCTACACGCTGTCCACGATGTCGACCCGCTCGATCGAGGAGGTCGCGGCGGTGAGCGGCGGGCGGAAGTGGTTCCAGGTCTACGCCTGGCGGGACCGCGGCCTCGTGAAGGAGCTGCTCGCCCGCGCCGACGCGGCGGGCTACGAGGCGGTGATGCTCACCGTCGACACCCCCGTCCTCGGACGCCGCGAGCGCGACCTTCGCCGCGGCTTCACGCTGCCGCCGAAAATCGGCCTCGACACCCTCCTCGACGGTGCGCTGCACCCCGCGTGGACCCTCGACCTGCTGCGCTCCGAGCCGATCACCTTCGCGAACGTGCGCGGCGCGGCGGTCGGCGACGGCACGAGCGCCGTCCACCTCGCCGACTACATCAACAGCCAGTTCGACCCCGCGCTCTCCTGGCGGGACGTCGAGTGGCTGCGCGGCGAGTGGCGGGGGCCGGTGATGCTGAAGGGCGTCCAGGGCGTCGCCGACGCCCGTGAGGCGCGCGCCGCGGGGGTGGACGCGATCGCCCTGTCGAACCACGGCGGCCGCCAGCTCGACGGCTCGCCGGCGATCCTCTCGCTCGTCGCGCCGGTCGCCGAGGCGCTCGGCGGCGAGCTGCCGCTCCTCCTCGACGGCGGGGTGCGCCGCGGCAGCGACATCGTGAAGGCCCTCTGCCTCGGCGCGAGCGCCTGCATGGCCGGCCGCGCCTACCTCTACGGCCTCGGCGCCGGCGGCGAGCGCGGCGTCGATCGGGCGCTCGCGCTGCTCCGCGAGCAGTTCACCCGCACGCTCGCCCTCCTCGGCTGCCCCTCGGTCGGCGAGCTCGGCCCGGAGTACCTGAGGAAGCGCTGAGTGCCGCGGGGTGCCCCTCCCCCGCCCGGCGCACGGCGCGGCGGCGGAGGAGCTCGGCGAGCACGACGACCGCGCCCACGAGGGGCAGCGAGCCGAGGTCGAAGCGGAAGCGGTTGTTCTCGCCGTACTCGACGAGGCTCGTGAGCACGAAGGCGTAGGCGATCGTCACCCAGATGAGGAACAGCGCCCACCGCCGGGCGCGCTCGCGGCTGCGCCAGGCGAGGAGCGGCAGGCCGAGCAGCGAGAGGCCATCGGCGAGGAGCGCCCCGTAGGAGAGCTGCCCGGCCCCCGGCGTCGGCGGCGTGTAGCCGGTGCCGTTCCAGCGCGTCGGCTGCAGCAGGAGGTAGCGGTCGACGAAGTCGACGTAGGGGGCGATGCGCGACTCGTTCGGGTCGAGGAAGACGTACTCCTCGCTCGGCACCAGCCACAGACGCACGCCGCGGGTGATGCTCGCCAGGTAGTCGAGGGGATGGCCGGCGATGAAGGTGAGATCGGCGCGCAGATAGACAGAGGAGATCGGGACGATCGCCGCGTTGTTGAGGTTCGGCCCGACGCGGTCGCGCTTCAGCACCTCGCGCAGCACCGGCGCCCGGCGGGTCGTCGGGGCGACGAACTGCGGCTCGTAGACGCTCACCGGCTGGAAGGGCGGCTGCAATGCGATCGGCGAGAGCTTGTGCTCGCTCACCAGGCTCGAGACGAGGCCGGGGGGCGCCGTGAGAAGGGCCGTCTTCGAGAGGTTCATCCCGAGCATCGAGCTCGTCGAGTCCGAGCCGAAGACGACGGCGTCCTTCACATAGAGCGCCCCGACGACAAGGAGCGGCGAGAGCGCGAGGGCGACGAGGCGCGGCGA from Acidimicrobiales bacterium encodes:
- a CDS encoding alpha-hydroxy acid oxidase; this translates as MSVLETLRSVISLRPVELDPVKRRLARAAGIADLRRLARRRLPGGVFDYIDGAAEDELSAARNVAAFSDWEFAPRVLRDVGNLEIAGSLFAKPLAFPLVLAPTGFSRIADPAGELAVARAAERAGLPYTLSTMSTRSIEEVAAVSGGRKWFQVYAWRDRGLVKELLARADAAGYEAVMLTVDTPVLGRRERDLRRGFTLPPKIGLDTLLDGALHPAWTLDLLRSEPITFANVRGAAVGDGTSAVHLADYINSQFDPALSWRDVEWLRGEWRGPVMLKGVQGVADAREARAAGVDAIALSNHGGRQLDGSPAILSLVAPVAEALGGELPLLLDGGVRRGSDIVKALCLGASACMAGRAYLYGLGAGGERGVDRALALLREQFTRTLALLGCPSVGELGPEYLRKR